A single window of Montipora capricornis isolate CH-2021 chromosome 14, ASM3666992v2, whole genome shotgun sequence DNA harbors:
- the LOC138031994 gene encoding uncharacterized protein, giving the protein MQHVVYSYLDKPNCKAFRLFAMDFSKAFDCVNHEMLSNKLKRLPLDPHIINWYLSFLDNRQQRVVYNSFEGQWKKINRGTTQGSVSDPYIFNIFINALELVLGNQPALFKYADDSSIIVPIWSNGLCRTDLVDEFLTWTNNNKMVCNPVKCKELVFRKSNYNDNIAQIHNIQQCNELLLLGVTFQSNCKYNLHVKSKLLKANKCLFILRSLRKEGMCQEGVDRFFNTVVLPNFTYGLSVYGTSDSDLTAIQSFLDRSFKRKYISVKIDIRSILEESDLNLYKSRSISPCPIFCILPKEKETNYNLRKTSVKRQAVNTERLKNSYVNRLIFKYSI; this is encoded by the coding sequence ATGCAGCACGTTGTTTATAGTTATCTTGACAAACcgaactgtaaagcttttcgtCTGTTCGCAATGGACTTCAGTAAAGCGTTCGATTGTGTTAACCATGAAATGCTATCCAATAAGCTTAAGCGATTACCATTAGATCCCCATATTATTAATTGGTACCTTAGCTTTCTTGATAATCGTCAACAACGAGTTGTTTACAATAGCTTTGAGGGTCAGTGGAAAAAGATTAATAGAGGGACAACACAAGGAAGTGTTAGTGACCCATATATATTTAACATCTTTATAAACGCTTTAGAGCTTGTATTAGGTAACCAACCTGCTCTTTTTAAATATGCCGATGATTCCAGCATTATTGTTCCTATCTGGAGTAACGGCTTATGCCGCACAGATCTAGTGGACGAGTTTTTAACATGGacaaataataacaaaatgGTATGTAATCCCGTAAAGTGTAAGGAGCTGGTCTTTCGCAAGAGTAATTACAATGACAATATCGCCCAAATTCACAACATTCAACAATGTAATGAATTACTACTCTTGGGCGttacttttcaaagtaattgtAAATACAACCTTCACGTTAAATCGAAACTATTGAAGGCCAATAAGTgcctttttattttaagatcGCTAAGAAAAGAAGGGATGTGTCAGGAAGGGGTGGACCGGTTTTTTAACACAGTAGTTTTACCGAATTTCACGTATGGCCTGTCTGTATATGGGACGTCTGACTCTGATCTCACTGCTATACAATCATTTTTAGAcagaagttttaaaagaaaatatatatcggtTAAAATAGACATTCGTAGTATTTTAGAAGAATCGGACTTGAATTTATATAAGTCACGCTCTATTAGTCCTTGTCCTATTTTCTGCATAttaccaaaagaaaaggaaacaaattataACTTAAGGAAAACATCTGTAAAGCGCCAAGCAGTTAATACTGAAAGGTTGAAAAACTCGTATGTAAATAGACTAATTTTTAAATATAGTATTTAG